One Doryrhamphus excisus isolate RoL2022-K1 chromosome 17, RoL_Dexc_1.0, whole genome shotgun sequence genomic region harbors:
- the creb3l4 gene encoding cyclic AMP-responsive element-binding protein 3-like protein 4 isoform X3 → MLTSWIQKADNCWRVTMATQQHIPGSGMYRWPALPWTTVKQNMSSSLSTQTTCLVTARPQRATAAFVVYDLNGPGSMKPGQASADIISIELDQWSSQALLSDACVIGEMPPVSGDNAPTPVDLSSWELQLTEEEQKLLSEEGVSLPNQLPLTKAEERILKKVRRKIRNKQSAQDSRRRRKEYIDGLENRAAVCTAQNKELQKKAEQLEKHNISLLSQLRHLQSLIKQTASKAAQTSTCLLIIFVSLSLILLPSLSPISRRSSLDDDYRPSGVLSRNILTDFASSPHKPSESVHPDSSALFNPGQPEAEVKEPGQNLEDVGLQHVQSGNGSIETPSQHNAKLPHTDEM, encoded by the exons ATGTTGAC GTCATGGATTCAGAAAGCAGACAATTGTTGGCGTGTAACTATGGCGACACAACAGCACATACCTGGCAGCGGGATGTACCGCTGGCCTGCTCT GCCCTGGACGACAGTGAAACAGAACATGTCCTCCAGCCTGTCAACCCAAACCACGTGTTTGGTGACGGCTCGCCCTCAGAGAGCGACAGCGGCATTT GTGGTGTACGACCTGAACGGACCGGGAAGCATGAAGCCAGGACAAGCGAGCGCAGACATCATCTCCATAGAGCTGG ACCAGTGGAGCTCTCAGGCCCTCCTGTCTGACGCATGCGTCATTGGTGAGATGCCGCCGGTCTCTGGCGACAATGCTCCAACTCCTGTGGACTTG TCGAGTTGGGAGCTGCAGCTGACCGAAGAGGAGCAAAAGTTGCTGAGCGAGGAGGGCGTATCCCTTCCCAATCAGCTTCCGCTCACTAAG GCCGAGGAGCGAATCCTGAAAAAAGTTCGCAGGAAAATTCGCAATAAGCAGTCAGCGCAGGACAGCCGCCGCcgcaggaaggagtacatcgaTGGCCTGGAGAACAG agcAGCAGTGTGCACAGCTCAGAACAAGGAACTGCAGAAGAAGGCGGAACAGTTGGAGAAACACAACAT ATCTCTGCTGAGTCAGCTGCGCCATCTTCAGTCTCTGATTAAACAAACCGCTAGCAAGGCAGCGCAGACCAGCACCTGCCTACTG aTAATCTTTGTGTCGCTAAGTTTGATACTCCTGCCAAGTTTGAGTCCAATCAGTCGCCGCTCGTCTTTAGATGATGACTATCGGCCTTCTGGag TCCTTTCAAGAAACATCCTCACTGACTTTGCCTCCTCGCCGCACAAGCCCAGCGAGTCGGTCCATCCAGATTCATCTGCTCTGTTTAACCCAGGCCAACCAGAAGCGGAGGTCAAAGAACCTGGACAGAATCTTGAAGATGTGGGCTTGCAGCATGTCCAATCTGGAAACGGTTCCATCGAGACTCCAAGTCAGCATAATGCCAAGTTGCCGCACACGGATGAGATGTAG
- the creb3l4 gene encoding cyclic AMP-responsive element-binding protein 3-like protein 4 isoform X6: MDSESRQLLACNYGDTTAHTWQRDVPLACSVVYDLNGPGSMKPGQASADIISIELDQWSSQALLSDACVIGEMPPVSGDNAPTPVDLSSWELQLTEEEQKLLSEEGVSLPNQLPLTKAEERILKKVRRKIRNKQSAQDSRRRRKEYIDGLENRAAVCTAQNKELQKKAEQLEKHNISLLSQLRHLQSLIKQTASKAAQTSTCLLIIFVSLSLILLPSLSPISRRSSLDDDYRPSGVLSRNILTDFASSPHKPSESVHPDSSALFNPGQPEAEVKEPGQNLEDVGLQHVQSGNGSIETPSQHNAKLPHTDEM; encoded by the exons ATGGATTCAGAAAGCAGACAATTGTTGGCGTGTAACTATGGCGACACAACAGCACATACCTGGCAGCGGGATGTACCGCTGGCCTGCTCT GTGGTGTACGACCTGAACGGACCGGGAAGCATGAAGCCAGGACAAGCGAGCGCAGACATCATCTCCATAGAGCTGG ACCAGTGGAGCTCTCAGGCCCTCCTGTCTGACGCATGCGTCATTGGTGAGATGCCGCCGGTCTCTGGCGACAATGCTCCAACTCCTGTGGACTTG TCGAGTTGGGAGCTGCAGCTGACCGAAGAGGAGCAAAAGTTGCTGAGCGAGGAGGGCGTATCCCTTCCCAATCAGCTTCCGCTCACTAAG GCCGAGGAGCGAATCCTGAAAAAAGTTCGCAGGAAAATTCGCAATAAGCAGTCAGCGCAGGACAGCCGCCGCcgcaggaaggagtacatcgaTGGCCTGGAGAACAG agcAGCAGTGTGCACAGCTCAGAACAAGGAACTGCAGAAGAAGGCGGAACAGTTGGAGAAACACAACAT ATCTCTGCTGAGTCAGCTGCGCCATCTTCAGTCTCTGATTAAACAAACCGCTAGCAAGGCAGCGCAGACCAGCACCTGCCTACTG aTAATCTTTGTGTCGCTAAGTTTGATACTCCTGCCAAGTTTGAGTCCAATCAGTCGCCGCTCGTCTTTAGATGATGACTATCGGCCTTCTGGag TCCTTTCAAGAAACATCCTCACTGACTTTGCCTCCTCGCCGCACAAGCCCAGCGAGTCGGTCCATCCAGATTCATCTGCTCTGTTTAACCCAGGCCAACCAGAAGCGGAGGTCAAAGAACCTGGACAGAATCTTGAAGATGTGGGCTTGCAGCATGTCCAATCTGGAAACGGTTCCATCGAGACTCCAAGTCAGCATAATGCCAAGTTGCCGCACACGGATGAGATGTAG
- the creb3l4 gene encoding cyclic AMP-responsive element-binding protein 3-like protein 4 isoform X5, protein MATQQHIPGSGMYRWPALPWTTVKQNMSSSLSTQTTCLVTARPQRATAAFVVYDLNGPGSMKPGQASADIISIELDQWSSQALLSDACVIGEMPPVSGDNAPTPVDLSSWELQLTEEEQKLLSEEGVSLPNQLPLTKAEERILKKVRRKIRNKQSAQDSRRRRKEYIDGLENRAAVCTAQNKELQKKAEQLEKHNISLLSQLRHLQSLIKQTASKAAQTSTCLLIIFVSLSLILLPSLSPISRRSSLDDDYRPSGVLSRNILTDFASSPHKPSESVHPDSSALFNPGQPEAEVKEPGQNLEDVGLQHVQSGNGSIETPSQHNAKLPHTDEM, encoded by the exons ATGGCGACACAACAGCACATACCTGGCAGCGGGATGTACCGCTGGCCTGCTCT GCCCTGGACGACAGTGAAACAGAACATGTCCTCCAGCCTGTCAACCCAAACCACGTGTTTGGTGACGGCTCGCCCTCAGAGAGCGACAGCGGCATTT GTGGTGTACGACCTGAACGGACCGGGAAGCATGAAGCCAGGACAAGCGAGCGCAGACATCATCTCCATAGAGCTGG ACCAGTGGAGCTCTCAGGCCCTCCTGTCTGACGCATGCGTCATTGGTGAGATGCCGCCGGTCTCTGGCGACAATGCTCCAACTCCTGTGGACTTG TCGAGTTGGGAGCTGCAGCTGACCGAAGAGGAGCAAAAGTTGCTGAGCGAGGAGGGCGTATCCCTTCCCAATCAGCTTCCGCTCACTAAG GCCGAGGAGCGAATCCTGAAAAAAGTTCGCAGGAAAATTCGCAATAAGCAGTCAGCGCAGGACAGCCGCCGCcgcaggaaggagtacatcgaTGGCCTGGAGAACAG agcAGCAGTGTGCACAGCTCAGAACAAGGAACTGCAGAAGAAGGCGGAACAGTTGGAGAAACACAACAT ATCTCTGCTGAGTCAGCTGCGCCATCTTCAGTCTCTGATTAAACAAACCGCTAGCAAGGCAGCGCAGACCAGCACCTGCCTACTG aTAATCTTTGTGTCGCTAAGTTTGATACTCCTGCCAAGTTTGAGTCCAATCAGTCGCCGCTCGTCTTTAGATGATGACTATCGGCCTTCTGGag TCCTTTCAAGAAACATCCTCACTGACTTTGCCTCCTCGCCGCACAAGCCCAGCGAGTCGGTCCATCCAGATTCATCTGCTCTGTTTAACCCAGGCCAACCAGAAGCGGAGGTCAAAGAACCTGGACAGAATCTTGAAGATGTGGGCTTGCAGCATGTCCAATCTGGAAACGGTTCCATCGAGACTCCAAGTCAGCATAATGCCAAGTTGCCGCACACGGATGAGATGTAG
- the creb3l4 gene encoding cyclic AMP-responsive element-binding protein 3-like protein 4 isoform X2 has protein sequence MDSESRQLLACNYGDTTAHTWQRDVPLACSALDDSETEHVLQPVNPNHVFGDGSPSESDSGICEDPVVQSPITMVMLNPPSVYQVVYDLNGPGSMKPGQASADIISIELDQWSSQALLSDACVIGEMPPVSGDNAPTPVDLSSWELQLTEEEQKLLSEEGVSLPNQLPLTKAEERILKKVRRKIRNKQSAQDSRRRRKEYIDGLENRAAVCTAQNKELQKKAEQLEKHNISLLSQLRHLQSLIKQTASKAAQTSTCLLIIFVSLSLILLPSLSPISRRSSLDDDYRPSGVLSRNILTDFASSPHKPSESVHPDSSALFNPGQPEAEVKEPGQNLEDVGLQHVQSGNGSIETPSQHNAKLPHTDEM, from the exons ATGGATTCAGAAAGCAGACAATTGTTGGCGTGTAACTATGGCGACACAACAGCACATACCTGGCAGCGGGATGTACCGCTGGCCTGCTCT GCCCTGGACGACAGTGAAACAGAACATGTCCTCCAGCCTGTCAACCCAAACCACGTGTTTGGTGACGGCTCGCCCTCAGAGAGCGACAGCGGCATTTGTGAGGATCCTGTGGTCCAGAGTCCCATTACCATGGTGATGCTGAACCCACCCTCCGTCTACCAGGTGGTGTACGACCTGAACGGACCGGGAAGCATGAAGCCAGGACAAGCGAGCGCAGACATCATCTCCATAGAGCTGG ACCAGTGGAGCTCTCAGGCCCTCCTGTCTGACGCATGCGTCATTGGTGAGATGCCGCCGGTCTCTGGCGACAATGCTCCAACTCCTGTGGACTTG TCGAGTTGGGAGCTGCAGCTGACCGAAGAGGAGCAAAAGTTGCTGAGCGAGGAGGGCGTATCCCTTCCCAATCAGCTTCCGCTCACTAAG GCCGAGGAGCGAATCCTGAAAAAAGTTCGCAGGAAAATTCGCAATAAGCAGTCAGCGCAGGACAGCCGCCGCcgcaggaaggagtacatcgaTGGCCTGGAGAACAG agcAGCAGTGTGCACAGCTCAGAACAAGGAACTGCAGAAGAAGGCGGAACAGTTGGAGAAACACAACAT ATCTCTGCTGAGTCAGCTGCGCCATCTTCAGTCTCTGATTAAACAAACCGCTAGCAAGGCAGCGCAGACCAGCACCTGCCTACTG aTAATCTTTGTGTCGCTAAGTTTGATACTCCTGCCAAGTTTGAGTCCAATCAGTCGCCGCTCGTCTTTAGATGATGACTATCGGCCTTCTGGag TCCTTTCAAGAAACATCCTCACTGACTTTGCCTCCTCGCCGCACAAGCCCAGCGAGTCGGTCCATCCAGATTCATCTGCTCTGTTTAACCCAGGCCAACCAGAAGCGGAGGTCAAAGAACCTGGACAGAATCTTGAAGATGTGGGCTTGCAGCATGTCCAATCTGGAAACGGTTCCATCGAGACTCCAAGTCAGCATAATGCCAAGTTGCCGCACACGGATGAGATGTAG
- the creb3l4 gene encoding cyclic AMP-responsive element-binding protein 3-like protein 4 isoform X4, protein MCVFTRDCIVFVLWTFDTLLQVMDSESRQLLACNYGDTTAHTWQRDVPLACSVVYDLNGPGSMKPGQASADIISIELDQWSSQALLSDACVIGEMPPVSGDNAPTPVDLSSWELQLTEEEQKLLSEEGVSLPNQLPLTKAEERILKKVRRKIRNKQSAQDSRRRRKEYIDGLENRAAVCTAQNKELQKKAEQLEKHNISLLSQLRHLQSLIKQTASKAAQTSTCLLIIFVSLSLILLPSLSPISRRSSLDDDYRPSGVLSRNILTDFASSPHKPSESVHPDSSALFNPGQPEAEVKEPGQNLEDVGLQHVQSGNGSIETPSQHNAKLPHTDEM, encoded by the exons ATGTGTGTTTTTACCAgagattgtattgtatttgtgctTTGGACCTTTGACACCCTTCTGCAGGTCATGGATTCAGAAAGCAGACAATTGTTGGCGTGTAACTATGGCGACACAACAGCACATACCTGGCAGCGGGATGTACCGCTGGCCTGCTCT GTGGTGTACGACCTGAACGGACCGGGAAGCATGAAGCCAGGACAAGCGAGCGCAGACATCATCTCCATAGAGCTGG ACCAGTGGAGCTCTCAGGCCCTCCTGTCTGACGCATGCGTCATTGGTGAGATGCCGCCGGTCTCTGGCGACAATGCTCCAACTCCTGTGGACTTG TCGAGTTGGGAGCTGCAGCTGACCGAAGAGGAGCAAAAGTTGCTGAGCGAGGAGGGCGTATCCCTTCCCAATCAGCTTCCGCTCACTAAG GCCGAGGAGCGAATCCTGAAAAAAGTTCGCAGGAAAATTCGCAATAAGCAGTCAGCGCAGGACAGCCGCCGCcgcaggaaggagtacatcgaTGGCCTGGAGAACAG agcAGCAGTGTGCACAGCTCAGAACAAGGAACTGCAGAAGAAGGCGGAACAGTTGGAGAAACACAACAT ATCTCTGCTGAGTCAGCTGCGCCATCTTCAGTCTCTGATTAAACAAACCGCTAGCAAGGCAGCGCAGACCAGCACCTGCCTACTG aTAATCTTTGTGTCGCTAAGTTTGATACTCCTGCCAAGTTTGAGTCCAATCAGTCGCCGCTCGTCTTTAGATGATGACTATCGGCCTTCTGGag TCCTTTCAAGAAACATCCTCACTGACTTTGCCTCCTCGCCGCACAAGCCCAGCGAGTCGGTCCATCCAGATTCATCTGCTCTGTTTAACCCAGGCCAACCAGAAGCGGAGGTCAAAGAACCTGGACAGAATCTTGAAGATGTGGGCTTGCAGCATGTCCAATCTGGAAACGGTTCCATCGAGACTCCAAGTCAGCATAATGCCAAGTTGCCGCACACGGATGAGATGTAG
- the creb3l4 gene encoding cyclic AMP-responsive element-binding protein 3-like protein 4 isoform X1, translating into MCVFTRDCIVFVLWTFDTLLQVMDSESRQLLACNYGDTTAHTWQRDVPLACSALDDSETEHVLQPVNPNHVFGDGSPSESDSGICEDPVVQSPITMVMLNPPSVYQVVYDLNGPGSMKPGQASADIISIELDQWSSQALLSDACVIGEMPPVSGDNAPTPVDLSSWELQLTEEEQKLLSEEGVSLPNQLPLTKAEERILKKVRRKIRNKQSAQDSRRRRKEYIDGLENRAAVCTAQNKELQKKAEQLEKHNISLLSQLRHLQSLIKQTASKAAQTSTCLLIIFVSLSLILLPSLSPISRRSSLDDDYRPSGVLSRNILTDFASSPHKPSESVHPDSSALFNPGQPEAEVKEPGQNLEDVGLQHVQSGNGSIETPSQHNAKLPHTDEM; encoded by the exons ATGTGTGTTTTTACCAgagattgtattgtatttgtgctTTGGACCTTTGACACCCTTCTGCAGGTCATGGATTCAGAAAGCAGACAATTGTTGGCGTGTAACTATGGCGACACAACAGCACATACCTGGCAGCGGGATGTACCGCTGGCCTGCTCT GCCCTGGACGACAGTGAAACAGAACATGTCCTCCAGCCTGTCAACCCAAACCACGTGTTTGGTGACGGCTCGCCCTCAGAGAGCGACAGCGGCATTTGTGAGGATCCTGTGGTCCAGAGTCCCATTACCATGGTGATGCTGAACCCACCCTCCGTCTACCAGGTGGTGTACGACCTGAACGGACCGGGAAGCATGAAGCCAGGACAAGCGAGCGCAGACATCATCTCCATAGAGCTGG ACCAGTGGAGCTCTCAGGCCCTCCTGTCTGACGCATGCGTCATTGGTGAGATGCCGCCGGTCTCTGGCGACAATGCTCCAACTCCTGTGGACTTG TCGAGTTGGGAGCTGCAGCTGACCGAAGAGGAGCAAAAGTTGCTGAGCGAGGAGGGCGTATCCCTTCCCAATCAGCTTCCGCTCACTAAG GCCGAGGAGCGAATCCTGAAAAAAGTTCGCAGGAAAATTCGCAATAAGCAGTCAGCGCAGGACAGCCGCCGCcgcaggaaggagtacatcgaTGGCCTGGAGAACAG agcAGCAGTGTGCACAGCTCAGAACAAGGAACTGCAGAAGAAGGCGGAACAGTTGGAGAAACACAACAT ATCTCTGCTGAGTCAGCTGCGCCATCTTCAGTCTCTGATTAAACAAACCGCTAGCAAGGCAGCGCAGACCAGCACCTGCCTACTG aTAATCTTTGTGTCGCTAAGTTTGATACTCCTGCCAAGTTTGAGTCCAATCAGTCGCCGCTCGTCTTTAGATGATGACTATCGGCCTTCTGGag TCCTTTCAAGAAACATCCTCACTGACTTTGCCTCCTCGCCGCACAAGCCCAGCGAGTCGGTCCATCCAGATTCATCTGCTCTGTTTAACCCAGGCCAACCAGAAGCGGAGGTCAAAGAACCTGGACAGAATCTTGAAGATGTGGGCTTGCAGCATGTCCAATCTGGAAACGGTTCCATCGAGACTCCAAGTCAGCATAATGCCAAGTTGCCGCACACGGATGAGATGTAG
- the LOC131105606 gene encoding zinc transporter ZIP1-like — protein MSLSVHGAMVPLQTDAAQIPALESKVAALVVLLSVTLLFGLAPLFLVHGAGPCSISPESRRRLLTLINCFAGGVFLATCLLDLLPDYLQGISAAFSNAGITLQFPLPEFIVAMGFFLVLVLEQVILAFRDQSWALTEERQGLLENSSVQAVDGGEGLPHQRCHAKEESKSASSALRAFVLVFSLSLHSLFEGLAVGLLGRSQEVLEVCLALTIHKSVISLSLAFTLAHGRLRRPLVIACLLLFAAMAPLGVGIGVGLSESETSTQGKLACYTLEGVATGTFFYITFMEILPHELGHGRGRVAKVAVTLLGFAAVTAVLFIKM, from the exons ATGTCCTTGTCCGTCCATGGTGCCATGGTGCCGCTCCAGACCGATGCGGCTCAAATTCCCGCCCTGGAGTCCAAAGTGGCAGCGCTGGTGGTCCTGCTGTCGGTCACACTGCTCTTTGGCCTTGCCCCCCTTTTTCTCGTGCATGGGGCAGGGCCCTGCAGCATCAGCCCAG AGTCTCGCCGGCGCCTGCTGACCTTGATCAACTGTTTTGCGGGCGGAGTCTTTTTGGCCACGTGCCTGCTGGACCTCCTGCCAGACTATCTTCAGGGGATCTCTGCTGCATTCTCCAATGCAGGAATTACG CTGCAGTTTCCTCTTCCTGAGTTCATCGTGGCCATGGGCTTCttcctggttctggttctggagcAGGTGATTCTGGCCTTCAGGGACCAATCATGGGCCCTCACTGAGGAGAGGCAGGGTCTGCTGGAGAACTCCAGCGTGCAAGCAGTTGACGGCGGGGAGGGGCTACCCCACCAGCGGTGCCACGCGAAAGAGGAGTCCAAATCCGCATCGTCGGCCTTACGCGCCTTCGTGCTGGTCTTCTCCCTGTCGCTGCACTCGCTCTTTGAGGGTCTTGCGGTGGGCCTGCTTGGGCGGAGCCAGGAGGTTCTGGAGGTGTGTCTGGCTCTGACCATCCACAAGAGCGTCATCTCGCTCAGCCTCGCCTTCACCCTGGCTCACGGCCGCCTGCGCCGCCCATTGGTCATCGCCTGTCTGCTGCTCTTCGCCGCAATGGCACCGCTGGGCGTTGGTATAGGCGTTGGCCTTTCGGAGAGCGAAACATCGACACAGGGGAAGCTGGCTTGCTATACGCTGGAGGGTGTGGCGACGGGTACCTTCTTCTACATCACTTTCATGGAGATCCTGCCGCACGAGCTTGGCCATGGCCGTGGCCGCGTGGCCAAGGTGGCCGTAACGCTGCTGGGCTTCGCTGCAGTCACCGCTGTGCTCTTCATCAAGATGTAA
- the LOC131105095 gene encoding CREB-regulated transcription coactivator 2-like gives MSAGSGGCGPGPGPGPGVGSGTSNPRKFSEKIALHTQRQAEETAAFQEVMMDITSTRLQAQKLRLARSQGPYYGGSLPNVNQIGRSPQDLQASFPSTLESSRTTRHHGLVERVQRDRRFISPVRPYRNRQVDSASSNSAYLSPPPDPSWRRNWSGIFPGDKSQLFRLPTTALNR, from the exons ATGTCTGCGGGCTCAGGTGGCTGTGGACCCGGCCCCGGCCCTGGCCCCGGAGTCGGGTCGGGGACCTCCAATCCCCGAAAGTTCAGCGAGAAGATCGCCCTGCACACGCAGCGCCAAGCCGAGGAGACGGCCGCCTTCCAGGAGGTCATGATGGACATCACTTCGACGCGG CTCCAGGCCCAGAAGCTCCGCCTGGCCCGGAGTCAAGGTCCGTACTACGGAGGCTCTCTTCCCAACGTCAACCAGATCGGCCGAAGCCCACAGGACCTGCAG GCCTCCTTCCCTTCAACTCTGGAGTCCAGTCGCACCACGCGGCATCACGGCCTGGTGGAGAGAGTCCAGCGAGACCGCCGTTTCATTTCGCCAGTCCGGCCGTACCGCAACCGTCAA GTGGACAGCGCTTCATCTAATTCTGCCTACTTGTCCCCGCCCCCTGATCCCAGCTGGAGAAG GAATTGGTCCGGAATCTTCCCGGGGGATAAAAGCCAGTTGTTCCGTCTCCCAACCACTGCACTCAACAGGTGA
- the LOC131105717 gene encoding CREB-regulated transcription coactivator 2-like, protein MSVSSHRTNSDSALHTSVMNPPSGDPFTTGGSALTSHGGRRNVFPYPVPPIEENVLDDGKLLKAWDSKKFPQLSSRPKSCEVPNINVFMSPEQQSTPTHSIPSVLNTGGSLPDLSSLHFPSPLPTPLDQDEPGYQGSLSGCSSTGNLASTLTQLGINAANNAAGGNGAFHHHTPGLLASLQSTLSNPSLQSSLSNPNIQSSFSSQSFTNSLSSASLHSSLSNPSLQSSLGSSPSLPSSLSSQSLHSSHSSSSLQSASSGNPGYSGSASYAPSLSTSPRRRAHLSPLILPMGGDTRRHLSKQFSPTISPTLSSITQGVPLDTSRLPLDQRLPPYPLSQHQTASQTPQQSPLLTQHQPQQQMLRLQQPRSNAQLSQNLLNAQHFAAGVKQEAELQRSGNLPQLQQISHNLSSDLYNDALLNSLLDDSYLSMQLGSKSNQQFTAEMQGDVLSLNHGGLGSGRTDMQATPELVEQTLLNNQNYGCGSDVRQNVPNIILTGDSPPGLSKEIASALSHVPGFEMDPFSLDDPLRIDPLALDMLEGDLMLADPAVEDSFRSDRLK, encoded by the exons ATGTCTGTGTCGTCCCACAGGACCAACTCTGACTCCGCCCTCCACACCAGCGTCATGAACCCACCCTCAGGCGACCCCTTCACCACGGGAGGCTCTGCCCTCACGTCCCACGGAGGCAGGCGCAACG TCTTTCCCTATCCCGTCCCTCCTATTGAAGAGAACGTCCTTGATGATGGCAAGCTCCTCAAAGCCTGGGACTCCAAGAAG TTTCCTCAGCTGAGCTCCAGACCAAAGTCATGTGAGGTTCCTAACATCAA TGTCTTCATGTCGCCAGAGCAACAGTCCACCCCCACCCACAGCATCCCCTCTGTGCTCAACACGGGTGGCTCGCTGCCCGACCTGTCCAGCCTGCACTTTCCCTCGCCGCTGCCCACACCGCTTGACCAGGACGAGCCCGGCTACCAAGGCTCCCTGAGCGGGTGCAGCAGCACGGGCAACCTGGCGTCCACGCTCACACAGCTGGGCATTAATGCCGCCAACAACGCAGCGGGAGGCAACGGCGCCTTCCACCATCACACGCCTG GTTTGCTGGCGTCGCTACAGAGCACGCTCAGTAACCCCTCCCTGCAGTCATCGCTAAGCAACCCAAACATCCAGTCGTCATTCAGCAGCCAGTCTTTCACCAACTCCCTAAGCTCCGCCTCCTTGCACTCATCGCTCAGCAACCCTTCGCTGCAGTCCTCCCTCGGCTCCTCCCCATCCCTGCCCTCCTCTCTCAGCAGCCAATCACTGCACTCGTCCCACAGTAGCTCTTCTCTCCAGTCGGCCTCCAGCGGTAACCCAGGCTATAGTGGCTCCGCCTCTTACGCGCCGTCTCTCAGCACATCGCCGCGGAGACGGGCCCATCTCTCGCCACTTATCCTGCCCATGGGAGGGGACACACGCCGGCATCTCTCCAAGCAGTTCTCCCCCACTATCTCCCCCACGCTATCCTCCATCACGCAG GGCGTTCCTCTGGACACCAGCAGGCTGCCTCTGGACCAGCGCTTACCTCCATACCCGCTCAGTCAGCACCAGACCGCCTCCCAAACCCCCCAGCAGTCCCCTCTGCTGACTCAGCATCAACCTCAACAGCAGATGCTCCGTCTCCAGCAGCCACGGTCCAACGCGCAGCTGTCGCAGAACCTTCTCAATGCTCAGCACTTTGCAGCAGGG GTCAAACAGGAAGCCGAACTACAGAGGAGCGGGAACCTACCACAGCTGCAACAAATTAGTCACAACTTGTCCTCAGACCTGTACAAC GACGCCTTGCTCAACTCGCTGCTGGATGACTCGTACCTGAGCATGCAGCTCGGCTCCAAGTCCAACCAGCAG TTCACGGCTGAGATGCAGGGTGACGTCCTGTCACTGAACCATGGTGGGCTGGGCAGCGGTCGCACTGACATGCAGGCGACCCCGGAGTTGGTGGAGCAAACGCTCCTCAACAACCAGAACTACGGCTGCGGCAGCGATGTTCGGCAAAACGTGCCCAACATCATCCTCACCG GCGACTCGCCGCCGGGTTTGTCCAAAGAGATTGCCAGCGCTTTGTCGCACGTTCCCGGCTTTGAAATGGACCCCTTCTCCCTAGACGACCCGCTCAGGATTGACCCATTAGCtctggacatgctggagggtgACCTGATGCTGGCTGACCCTGCTGTGGAGGATTCGTTCCGCTCCGACAGGCTCAAGTGA